From a region of the Anoplopoma fimbria isolate UVic2021 breed Golden Eagle Sablefish unplaced genomic scaffold, Afim_UVic_2022 Un_contig_9488_pilon_pilon, whole genome shotgun sequence genome:
- the LOC129116999 gene encoding LOW QUALITY PROTEIN: 3-ketoacyl-CoA thiolase A, peroxisomal-like (The sequence of the model RefSeq protein was modified relative to this genomic sequence to represent the inferred CDS: inserted 1 base in 1 codon) — translation AARAQSSGLFEQEIVPVTTRFEDNEGKERQVTVAKDDGIRAGTTLAGLNKLRPAFKPDGSTTAGNSSQVSDGAAAVLIGRRSAVEALGLPVLGVLRASAVXGVPPDVMGIGPAFAIPAALEQAGLTVDDIDVFEINEAFASQAVYCVEKLGIPLEKVNPNGGAIALGHPLGCTGARQVVTLLHELRRRGRRAYGVVSMCIGTGMGAAAVFEYPGP, via the exons AGCGGCCCGGGCGCAGAGCTCCGGTCTGTTCGAGCAGGAGATCGTTCCCGTCACCACCAGGTTTGAGGACAACGAGGGCAAGGAGCGCCAGGTGACGGTCGCCAAGGACGACGGCATCAGAGCGGGAACGACTCTGGCGGGACTGAACAAACTGCGGCCGGCCTTCAAACCGGACGGCAGCACCACAGCAG GTAACTCCAGCCAGGTGAGCGACGGGGCGGCGGCCGTGCTGATTGGTCGCAGGTCTGCGGTGGAGGCTCTGGGTCTGCCGGTCCTGGGGGTCCTGAGGGCCAGTGCGG GTGGGGTCCCTCCGGATGTCATGGGTATCGGACCGGCATTCGCCATCCCTGCAGCTCTGGAGCAGGCTG GACTGACTGTGGACGATATCGACGTGTTTGAAATCAACGAGGCCTTTGCCAGTCAG GCGGTGTACTGCGTGGAGAAGCTGGGGATCCCTCTGGAGAAGGTGAACCCTAACGGGGGAGCCATCGCTCTGGGTCACCCTCTGGGCTGCACCGGAGCTCGACAGGTGGTGACGCTGCTCCACGAGCTCCGACGCCGAGGCAGGAG GGCGTACGGCGTTGTGTCCATGTGCATCGGGACCGGGATGGGAGCGGCTGCTGTGTTTGAATACCCGGGACCATAA
- the LOC129117000 gene encoding ESF1 homolog, with the protein MSSKKKQEGDDRFQRVQKDPRFWEMPEKEHKIKIDKRFQSMFHDKRFKVKYTVDKRGRPINQTSTEDLKRFYKVSDSEEDEDGEEDRKSKKSAEGKKKKKVKEKLVKADGAVKRGQAVQRKEGEGQQPERGVRVVEEGVEDDEKQQIAKKDDFDLGDSDTDDSEDDDDDEEGDDEEDDDDDEEGERCGGGSGDEEESGLDSEEDSDSEPDLARGKGNVETSSDEDDDDDVEAILKKEEEEIEHSWGELAKDAPRSDEVSARLAVCNMDWDRIKAKDLLALLNSFIPKGGAVLSVKVYPSEFGKERLKAEETQGPLELKALPDDSEDDNEEQKGHREKMRDYQFKRLKYFYAVVECDSADTAAKVYQECDGYEYESSCSVLDLRFIPDGEKFDEEPRDVATDVNLTAYTPKLFTSSANATSKVQLTWDETDNDRVTALNRKFNKDELLAMDFNAYLASSSEEEEEGEEGGFVFGDQESEDDDDTTAEAKRTEEPAVEEKPQKEDRKKKSEEQISKYRELLKGIQVKEKKLHEDKDMEMEITWVPGLKETTEQLVKKKMEGKDKMTPWEGFLQKKKDRKKQKKSHKKEGEDEDELSDEDLPPDVDFSDPFFAEEFAATDTKKKQKGKKKKEEERTVEEEEELEKQKAEMALLMEDDGNEAKHKHFNYDRIVEEQNLSKKKRKKLLKKGEEPLEGDDFQVDVKDPRFQAMFTSHLFNLDPSDPSYKKTKATQSIQVEKQRRRGEEQRRREDALTAGPVPGAGQQEVEGNKRENDSDAPTHEGTSKKSMDPGLSMLIKSIKSKTEQFQARKKQKFV; encoded by the exons ATGTCGTCCAAAAAGAAGCAGGAGGGCGATGACCGCTTCCAACGGGTGCAGAAGGATCCCAGATTCTGGGAGATGCCCGAGAAGGAACACAAAATCAAGATCGACAAGCGTTTCCAGTCCATGTTTCACGACAAGCGCTTCAAGGTGAAGTACACGGTGGACAAACGAGGACGTCCCATCAACCAAACCTCCACGGAGGACCTGAAGCGCTTCTACAAAGTCTCTGACTCCGAGGAGGACGAAGACGGCGAGGAGGACAGAAAGAGCAAGAAGTCTGCAGagggcaagaagaagaaaaaagtgaagGAGAAGCTGGTGAAGGCTGACGGAGCAGTGAAGAGAGGACAAGCAGTGCAGAGAAAAGAGGGTGAAGGACAGCAGCCGGAACGAGGCGTCAGAGTCGTTGAAGAGG gagttgAAGATGATGAGAAGCAGCAAATTGCAAAGAAGGATGATTTTGACCTGGGAGACAGTGACACAGACGACAGTGAGGATGATGACGACGATGAAGAAGGAGACGacgaggaggatgatgatgatgatgaagaaggagaGCGATGTGGCGGCGGCTCAGGTGATGAGGAGGAGTCCGGTCTGGATTCGGAGGAGGACAGTGACAGCGAGCCGGATCTGGCCCGAGGTAAAGGAAACGTGGAGACCAGCTCGGATGAAGACGACGATGACGACGTGGAGGCCATcctgaagaaagaggaagaggagatcgAGCACAGCTGGGGCGAGCTGGCCAAAGACGCTCCACGGAGCGACGAG gtttCTGCTCGACTGGCCGTCTGCAACATGGACTGGGACCGGATCAAAGCCAAAGACCTGCTGGCTCTGCTCAACTCCTTCATACCTAAAGGAGGAGCCGTGCTGTCCGTCAAG GTCTACCCATCGGAGTTTGGGAAGGAGAGGCTGAAGGCGGAGGAGACTCAGGGCCCGCTGGAGCTGAAGGCTCTGCCCGACGACTCGGAGGACGACAACGAGGAGCAAAA AGGTCACAGGGAGAAGATGCGTGACTACCAGTTCAAGCGGCTGAAGTATTTCTACGCCGTGGTGGAGTGTGACTCGGCCGACACCGCCGCTAAAGTCTACCAGGAGTGTGACGGCTACGAGTACGAGAGCAGCTGCTCCGTCCTCGACCTCCG gtttattCCTGATGGAGAAAAGTTTGACGAGGAGCCCAGAGACGTGGCGACGGACGTGAACCTCACGGCCTACACGCCCAAACTGTTCACCTCCTCCGCCAACGCAACGTCAAAG GTGCAGCTGACGTGGGATGAGACGGACAACGATCGTGTCACCGCCCTGAACAGGAAGTTCAACAAGGACGAGCTGCTGGCCATGGACTTCAACGCCTACCTGGCCTCCTCCAgcgaagaagaggaggagggtgaagaaGGAGGGTTTGTGTTCGGAGATCAGGAGAGTGAAGACGATGACGACACAACAGCAGAGG CCAAACGGACAGAGGAGCCCGCCGTGGAGGAGAAACCTCAGAAggaagacaggaagaagaaaagcgAGGAGCAGATCTCCAAGTACAGAGAGCTGCTGAAAGGCATCCAGGTCAAAGAGAAGAAGCTGCACGAGGACAAAGACATGGAGATGGAGATCACCTGGGTGCCAG GTCTGAAGGAGACGACGGAGCAGctggtgaagaagaagatggaggggAAGGACAAGATGACGCCCTGGGAGGGGttcctgcagaagaagaaagaccggaagaagcagaagaaatcTCATAAAAAAGAG GGAGAGGATGAGGACGAGCTCAGTGACGAAGACCTTCCTCCAGACGTGGATTTCAGTGACCCGTTCTTTGCAGAGGAGTTCGCCGCTACAG ACacgaagaagaaacagaaggggaagaagaagaaggaagaggagcGGACggttgaggaggaagaggagctggagaaacaAAAG gCGGAGATGGCTCTGCTGATGGAGGACGACGGCAACGaagccaaacacaaacacttcaacTACGACAGGATCGTGGAGGAGCAGAACCTgagcaagaagaagaggaagaagctgCTGAAGAAGGGCGAGGAGCCGCTGGAGGGCGACGACTTCCAG GTGGACGTTAAGGACCCTCGTTTCCAGGCCATGTTCACCTCCCACCTGTTCAACCTGGACCCCTCAGACCCCAGCTACAAGAAGACCAAAGCCACGCAGAGCATCCAGGTCGAGAAGCAGCGGCGTCGAGGGGAGGAGCAGCGGCGGAGGGAGGACGCGCTGACCGCTGGGCCCGTCCCGGGCGCCGgtcaacaggaagtggaagGGAACAAACGGGAAAATGACTCTGACGCTCCGACACATGAGGGCACCTCGAAGAAATCCATGGACCCCGGTCTGTCCATGCTCATCAAGTCCATCAAAAGCAAAACGGAGCAGTTTCAGGCTCGGAAGAAACAGAAGTTCGTTTAG